In a genomic window of Streptomyces pristinaespiralis:
- a CDS encoding AraC family transcriptional regulator, with the protein MRPLVRTAALNGYVELSRSLGVDPHALMKRVGLDTADLAVQDRWISGPAAVQLLELSATASHHDDFGLRMAELRRFSNLGPISLVVREEPDVRSALGLLLRHEHMYNELLHTRLSERNGLATLKVDLQLGDTMPARQATELAVGAFTRILRGFLDTRWQPLSVWFAHGAPADPGRYRRLFGPGLEFDREFNGMVFYADDLDAPNAMADPQLRNYARQYFDAIAAAPRDTSVVDRVRELIEALLPTGRCSIEQVARSLGVDRRTVHRHLAHSDETFSSLLNATRMRLAEQVVASPRRSLTEISDLLGFSSLSAFSRWFREQFGCSPRAWRKQKGEQGPGRG; encoded by the coding sequence ATGAGGCCCCTTGTCCGTACCGCAGCGCTGAACGGCTACGTCGAGCTGAGCCGCTCCCTGGGCGTCGACCCGCACGCGCTGATGAAGCGCGTGGGTCTGGACACTGCGGACCTCGCCGTCCAGGACCGATGGATCTCCGGCCCGGCCGCGGTCCAGCTCCTGGAACTCTCCGCGACCGCATCGCACCACGACGACTTCGGACTGCGCATGGCGGAGCTCCGCCGCTTCTCCAACCTCGGCCCCATCAGCCTGGTCGTCCGTGAGGAGCCCGACGTACGCAGTGCGCTGGGGCTGCTGCTCCGGCACGAGCACATGTACAACGAACTCCTGCACACGCGGCTGTCCGAGCGGAACGGCCTGGCCACCCTCAAGGTGGACCTCCAGCTCGGCGACACGATGCCGGCCCGGCAGGCCACGGAACTGGCCGTGGGTGCCTTCACCCGCATTCTCCGGGGCTTCCTCGACACGCGGTGGCAACCGCTCTCCGTGTGGTTCGCCCACGGCGCTCCGGCGGACCCCGGCCGGTACCGCCGCCTGTTCGGCCCCGGTCTCGAGTTCGACCGCGAGTTCAACGGCATGGTCTTCTACGCCGACGACCTCGACGCCCCCAACGCCATGGCGGACCCGCAACTCCGTAACTACGCCCGGCAGTACTTCGACGCCATCGCCGCCGCTCCCCGGGACACCTCTGTGGTCGACCGGGTGCGCGAGCTCATCGAGGCGTTGCTGCCGACCGGCCGCTGCTCGATCGAGCAGGTCGCCCGCAGCCTCGGTGTCGACCGGCGCACCGTCCACCGTCACCTGGCCCACTCGGACGAGACGTTCTCGTCGCTCCTCAACGCGACGCGGATGCGGCTCGCGGAGCAGGTCGTGGCCAGTCCCCGCCGCTCGCTGACGGAGATCTCCGATCTCCTGGGCTTCTCGTCCTTGAGCGCGTTCTCCCGGTGGTTCCGCGAGCAGTTCGGGTGCAGCCCGAGGGCGTGGCGCAAGCAGAAGGGCGAGCAGGGCCCGGGCCGGGGCTGA
- a CDS encoding beta-keto acid cleavage family enzyme, whose amino-acid sequence MHFHDDSLFPENQEKLVIQAAPYGPEWLPGDADDLPLTMDEHVQAAVDCYNAGATVLHIHVRELDGKGSKRMSMFNELMGRLREAVPDMVLQIGGSISFAPEGEGGDAKWLSYDTRHLLADVTPAPDQVTIAINTSQMNIVEIMTDDDLEGTSIAKPEYYRAYRDMVVEAGPDFYLEHLKRLKESGIQPHFQLATMAQLETVERLVRAGVHTGPLVLNYVAIGGGFAGRHPSDLIEFIRRVPDGAVLTIESSMRAVAPMNAIAIALGVHVRVGNEDNLWRRKGERMSSVEQVEQMVRIADTLGRDIATGPEAKEIYKIGEYYADADETIDRLGMVPNRVPGRRGFMLRELKS is encoded by the coding sequence GTGCATTTCCACGACGACTCACTCTTCCCCGAGAACCAGGAGAAGCTTGTCATCCAGGCCGCCCCGTACGGGCCTGAGTGGCTTCCCGGCGACGCCGACGACCTTCCCCTGACCATGGACGAGCACGTCCAAGCGGCCGTCGACTGCTACAACGCCGGCGCCACGGTGCTCCACATCCATGTGCGCGAGCTCGACGGCAAGGGCTCCAAGCGGATGTCCATGTTCAACGAGTTGATGGGCCGACTGCGCGAGGCAGTGCCGGACATGGTCCTGCAGATCGGTGGCTCGATCTCCTTCGCCCCCGAGGGCGAGGGCGGCGACGCCAAGTGGCTCTCCTACGACACCCGGCACCTTCTGGCCGACGTCACGCCGGCGCCTGACCAGGTGACCATCGCGATCAACACCAGCCAGATGAACATCGTCGAGATCATGACCGACGACGACCTGGAGGGCACCTCGATCGCGAAGCCGGAGTACTACCGGGCCTACCGGGACATGGTCGTCGAGGCCGGCCCGGACTTCTACCTCGAGCACCTCAAGCGCTTGAAGGAGAGCGGTATCCAGCCGCACTTCCAACTCGCCACCATGGCCCAGCTGGAGACCGTCGAGCGACTCGTCCGCGCCGGAGTCCACACCGGCCCCTTGGTCCTCAACTACGTCGCGATCGGCGGCGGTTTCGCCGGGCGGCACCCCTCCGACCTGATCGAGTTCATCCGCCGCGTACCGGACGGCGCGGTCCTGACCATCGAGAGTTCCATGCGCGCCGTGGCGCCGATGAACGCGATCGCCATCGCCCTGGGCGTGCACGTCCGGGTGGGCAACGAGGACAACCTCTGGCGGCGCAAGGGCGAGCGGATGTCCTCCGTCGAGCAGGTCGAGCAGATGGTCCGGATCGCGGACACCCTCGGACGCGACATCGCGACCGGCCCGGAGGCCAAGGAGATCTACAAGATCGGCGAGTACTACGCCGACGCCGACGAGACCATCGACCGCCTCGGCATGGTCCCGAACCGCGTGCCCGGCCGGCGCGGCTTCATGCTGCGCGAGCTCAAAAGCTGA
- a CDS encoding quinone oxidoreductase family protein gives MAHAVRFSETGGPDVLTWEEVTVGGPGPGEVRIRHVAVGLNFADTYFRTGLYPVRLPDGIGVEASGVVEAVGEGVTHVAEGDRVTYTGSPLGAYSTERVMPASHLIKLPDEISCETAAAMTMRGLTASYLLRRIHPLKAGDTVLLHAAAGGVGLIVSQWARLLGVNVIGTVSSEEKAEVARAHGCEHIVYYRRENVAERVRELTDGAGVPVVFDSVGKDTFAGSLASLRRRGLLVCFGTASGPVPPIDAMQLALSGSLFVTRPALADYIADPAERDALAGELFGHVAAGRIKIEINQRYSLEDAAQAHRDLEAGRTTGSSVFLV, from the coding sequence GTGGCACACGCCGTCCGCTTCAGTGAAACCGGTGGCCCTGACGTCCTGACATGGGAGGAGGTCACCGTCGGCGGCCCTGGTCCGGGCGAGGTACGCATCCGTCATGTCGCCGTCGGCCTCAACTTCGCCGACACGTACTTCCGTACCGGCCTCTACCCGGTCCGACTGCCCGACGGCATCGGCGTCGAGGCGTCCGGCGTGGTCGAAGCCGTCGGTGAGGGCGTCACACACGTCGCCGAGGGCGATCGCGTGACCTACACCGGCAGCCCGCTGGGCGCCTACTCCACGGAGCGGGTCATGCCCGCCTCCCATCTGATCAAGCTGCCTGACGAGATCAGCTGCGAGACCGCCGCCGCGATGACCATGCGCGGGCTCACCGCGTCCTACCTGCTGCGCCGGATCCACCCGTTGAAGGCGGGTGACACGGTGCTGCTCCACGCGGCGGCGGGGGGCGTCGGCCTGATCGTCTCGCAGTGGGCCAGGCTGCTGGGCGTCAACGTGATCGGAACGGTCTCCAGCGAGGAGAAGGCAGAGGTCGCCAGGGCCCACGGGTGCGAGCACATCGTCTACTACCGGCGCGAGAACGTGGCCGAGCGGGTACGGGAACTGACCGACGGCGCGGGAGTGCCGGTCGTCTTCGACAGCGTCGGCAAGGACACCTTCGCCGGCTCGCTGGCCTCGCTCCGGCGCCGCGGTCTGCTGGTCTGCTTCGGCACCGCCTCCGGCCCCGTGCCGCCGATCGACGCCATGCAACTCGCCCTCAGCGGCTCCCTGTTCGTCACCCGCCCCGCGCTGGCGGACTACATCGCCGACCCCGCGGAGCGGGACGCCCTGGCAGGCGAACTGTTCGGCCACGTCGCTGCCGGACGCATCAAGATCGAGATCAACCAGCGCTACTCGCTCGAGGACGCGGCACAGGCACATCGCGATCTGGAGGCGGGACGAACCACGGGCTCCTCCGTCTTCCTCGTCTGA
- a CDS encoding TauD/TfdA dioxygenase family protein: MPHTLRPGEPAPAQVRPGVLRGSIEVEPLTCTLGAEISGVSLADAARDDDLFTEIKGLLLRYKVLFLRDQDISRAEHVAFARRFGELEDHPVAGSDPDHPGLVRIYKDLDSPAEHYENALHTDGTWRENPSMGAVLRCVESPPVGGDTIWVDMAQAYNRLPEHIRTQIEDLRARHSIEATFGAVLPEEKRHALKAQFPDAEHPVVRTHPETGEKILFVNAFTTHFVNYHTPRNVRFGQDYAPGSGLLLNYLISQAAVPEYQVRFRWRKNSVAIWDNRSTQHYAVQDYWPAVRKMERAGIVGDRPF, encoded by the coding sequence ATGCCCCATACCCTCCGCCCCGGCGAGCCCGCGCCCGCCCAGGTGCGCCCGGGTGTGCTCCGCGGCTCGATCGAGGTCGAGCCGCTGACCTGCACCCTCGGCGCCGAGATCTCCGGCGTGAGCCTCGCCGACGCCGCCCGTGACGACGACCTGTTCACCGAGATCAAGGGCCTGTTGCTGCGGTACAAGGTCCTCTTCCTGCGGGACCAGGACATCAGCCGCGCCGAACACGTCGCCTTCGCCAGGCGCTTCGGTGAGCTGGAAGACCACCCCGTCGCCGGAAGCGACCCCGACCACCCGGGTCTGGTCCGTATCTACAAGGACCTGGACAGTCCCGCCGAGCACTACGAGAACGCCCTCCACACCGACGGCACCTGGCGCGAGAACCCCTCCATGGGAGCCGTGCTGCGCTGCGTCGAGTCACCCCCGGTGGGCGGCGACACGATCTGGGTCGACATGGCCCAGGCGTACAACCGCCTGCCGGAGCACATCAGGACGCAGATCGAGGACCTGCGCGCCCGGCACAGCATCGAGGCGACCTTCGGCGCCGTCCTGCCCGAGGAGAAACGCCACGCGCTGAAGGCACAGTTCCCGGACGCCGAACACCCGGTGGTCCGCACCCACCCCGAGACCGGCGAGAAGATCCTCTTCGTCAACGCCTTCACGACGCACTTCGTCAACTACCACACGCCGCGGAACGTCCGCTTCGGCCAGGACTACGCGCCCGGGTCGGGCCTCCTGCTGAACTACCTGATCAGCCAGGCCGCGGTCCCCGAGTACCAGGTCCGCTTCCGCTGGCGGAAGAACAGCGTGGCCATCTGGGACAACCGCTCCACCCAGCACTACGCCGTCCAGGACTACTGGCCCGCCGTCCGCAAGATGGAGCGCGCGGGAATCGTCGGCGACAGACCGTTCTGA
- a CDS encoding MFS transporter, with the protein MSRRYAWVVFALSFGLLLSDYMSRQVLNAVFPMLKAEWLLSDARLGSLSGIVALMVGLLTFPLSLVADRWGRVRSLVIAATMWSLATLGCAVAATYGQMFLGRLLVGIGEAAYGSVGIAVVLSIFPVAMRATLSGAFIAGGAFGSVLGVAIGGAVAQQFGWRWAFGVMGVFGLVLALIYAVVVKERKLKPQGQSDDAGDSSGSRGRLKSLLPRLFSSVSVVSAYIGSGLQLFVAGSLIAWLPSYFNRYYDMPPAKAGATAGLFALVIGVGMILGGIASDRLSRRFPVRKWAVAISCSMGSLILLMLTFRLPSGPAQLLVLALGALLCAGTAGPGAAMVANLTPAAVAATAFATLTLAQSLLGLAPGPAVTGVLADRLGLLRALQLVPLVAVGATVAFLVGRRWYERDLRRLTGPAPAEHKEPSEVST; encoded by the coding sequence GTGTCCCGGCGCTACGCCTGGGTGGTTTTCGCGCTGAGCTTCGGGCTCCTGCTGTCCGATTACATGTCCAGGCAGGTGCTCAACGCCGTTTTCCCGATGCTGAAAGCCGAATGGCTCCTGTCCGACGCACGACTGGGTTCGCTCAGCGGCATCGTGGCGCTGATGGTCGGCCTCCTCACCTTCCCCCTCTCGCTGGTCGCGGACCGCTGGGGCCGGGTGAGGTCCCTCGTCATCGCCGCGACGATGTGGAGCCTGGCGACCCTGGGGTGCGCGGTGGCAGCGACCTACGGCCAGATGTTCCTCGGCCGGCTCCTGGTCGGCATAGGTGAGGCGGCCTACGGAAGCGTCGGCATCGCCGTCGTGCTGAGCATCTTCCCCGTCGCCATGCGGGCCACCCTCTCCGGTGCCTTCATCGCGGGAGGTGCCTTCGGCTCGGTCCTGGGAGTGGCGATCGGTGGAGCCGTCGCCCAGCAGTTCGGCTGGCGTTGGGCGTTCGGCGTGATGGGCGTCTTCGGGCTGGTGCTCGCCCTGATCTACGCGGTCGTGGTCAAGGAGAGGAAACTGAAGCCGCAGGGGCAGTCGGACGACGCCGGCGACAGCAGCGGCTCACGCGGTCGGCTCAAGAGTCTTCTGCCCCGCCTGTTCTCCTCCGTTTCCGTGGTCAGCGCCTACATCGGTAGCGGTCTGCAGCTGTTCGTCGCGGGCTCGCTCATCGCCTGGCTGCCCAGCTACTTCAACCGCTACTACGACATGCCACCCGCGAAGGCCGGGGCGACCGCCGGTCTCTTCGCCCTGGTTATCGGAGTCGGCATGATCCTCGGCGGGATCGCGTCGGACAGGCTCAGCCGGCGGTTCCCCGTCCGGAAGTGGGCTGTCGCCATCAGCTGCAGCATGGGATCCCTCATCCTTCTGATGCTCACGTTCCGCCTGCCTTCCGGCCCGGCGCAGCTGCTGGTACTGGCGCTGGGGGCCCTGCTGTGCGCGGGAACGGCCGGGCCCGGGGCCGCCATGGTGGCGAACCTGACGCCCGCGGCCGTCGCCGCGACAGCGTTCGCCACCCTCACGCTGGCCCAGAGCCTGCTCGGACTCGCCCCCGGCCCCGCCGTCACGGGGGTCCTGGCGGACCGACTCGGCCTGCTCCGCGCACTGCAGCTCGTCCCACTCGTGGCGGTCGGGGCCACGGTGGCCTTCCTGGTCGGCCGCCGCTGGTACGAACGCGATCTACGCCGTCTCACCGGCCCCGCCCCGGCGGAGCACAAGGAACCATCGGAGGTGTCCACATGA
- a CDS encoding RBBP9/YdeN family alpha/beta hydrolase, with protein sequence MSPTTRPTVVIVPGMRDHVEDHWQTLLAQRLTEAGRTVCTVPPLTGNRLSRDAHVANLVDVIARTTGPVLLVAHSAGCLTTVQWAQKHDADVRGALLAAPPDFDTPLPVGYPTPGELEKSGWAPVPRGPLPFPSIVAASSTDPLGSLDRVAELARSWGSRFVEVGDVGHLNPASGHGPWPRAEELVEALEHGWCRTTPEPAS encoded by the coding sequence ATGAGCCCGACCACACGGCCCACGGTCGTGATCGTCCCCGGCATGCGCGACCATGTCGAGGACCACTGGCAGACCCTGCTGGCCCAGCGGCTCACCGAAGCCGGCCGCACCGTGTGCACCGTTCCGCCGCTGACGGGGAACCGTCTCAGCCGCGACGCCCACGTCGCCAACCTGGTCGACGTGATCGCGCGGACCACCGGACCGGTCCTGCTGGTCGCTCACAGCGCGGGCTGCTTGACCACGGTGCAGTGGGCCCAGAAGCACGACGCCGACGTCCGGGGCGCCCTGCTGGCCGCTCCCCCGGACTTCGACACCCCCCTCCCGGTCGGCTACCCCACCCCGGGCGAGCTGGAGAAGTCCGGGTGGGCCCCGGTGCCCCGCGGTCCCCTCCCCTTCCCCAGCATCGTCGCGGCCAGTTCGACCGATCCTCTCGGCTCCCTGGACCGCGTCGCGGAACTGGCCCGGAGCTGGGGAAGCCGCTTCGTGGAAGTCGGCGACGTCGGACACCTCAACCCCGCCTCGGGCCACGGCCCTTGGCCCCGGGCAGAGGAACTCGTCGAGGCACTCGAGCACGGCTGGTGCCGTACGACGCCGGAGCCCGCCTCATAG